One stretch of Bradyrhizobium canariense DNA includes these proteins:
- a CDS encoding elongation factor G, with protein sequence MGQDVSSPRGPRCIALVGPFQSGKTTLLEAILARTGAIPRAGSVEAGTSVGDASPEARRHKMGVGLSAATTSFMDDSYTFIDCPGSIEFVHDMRAAIPAVDAAVVVCEADEKKLPQLQIILRELEDLGIPRFLFLNKIDRANKRIRETLATLQPASRVPLVLRQIPIWNGDLIEGFVDLALERAFVYREHKPSEVMALEGGNRDREKEARFSMLEKLADHDDALMEQLLEDIQPPRDAVFDDLARELREGLICPVLLGSAARENGVLRLLKALRHEAPGVAATAKRLGVSSSTKDALGYVFKTMHLQHGGKLSLTRLLAGHLDDGATLQSSSGESGRVSGILSVNGTHDSKRASAEAGDTVALGKLDAIKTGDTLTSGKTAPSALVHVEPTPPVLAMSLAATDRKDDVKLGQALLRLNEEDPSLTMIQNQRTHDTVLWGQGEMHLRVALERLRERFGVNVKAHPPAIGYLETIRKSITQRGRHKKQSGGHGQFGDVVLEVKPVPRGSGFEFHETVVGGAVPRNYIGAVEEGVVDGLLRGPLGFPVIDVHVTLTDGSYHSVDSSDLAFRTAARVGVSEALPQCQPVLLEPIHVVEIVCPSDATAKVNAILSARRGQILGFDTREGWPGWDCVRATMPEAEIGDLIVELRSATAGAGSFTRQFDRMAEVTGRAADQIIAAHRVAA encoded by the coding sequence ATGGGACAAGACGTCAGTAGTCCCCGCGGTCCACGGTGCATTGCATTGGTGGGCCCTTTCCAAAGCGGTAAAACCACACTTCTAGAAGCAATACTGGCGCGTACGGGTGCAATCCCCCGCGCCGGGAGTGTCGAAGCCGGAACCTCGGTCGGCGACGCCAGCCCCGAAGCGCGACGCCACAAGATGGGCGTCGGCTTAAGCGCGGCCACGACCAGCTTCATGGACGACAGTTACACCTTTATCGATTGTCCCGGTTCGATCGAATTCGTGCACGACATGCGCGCCGCGATCCCGGCGGTCGATGCCGCGGTGGTGGTCTGCGAAGCCGACGAGAAAAAGCTGCCGCAATTGCAGATCATCCTGCGCGAACTCGAAGATCTCGGCATTCCGCGTTTTCTTTTCCTCAACAAGATCGACCGGGCCAACAAGCGCATCCGCGAGACGCTCGCGACGTTGCAGCCGGCTTCGCGGGTACCGCTGGTGTTGCGGCAAATTCCGATCTGGAATGGCGACCTGATCGAAGGTTTCGTCGATCTCGCGCTGGAGCGCGCCTTCGTCTATCGCGAACACAAGCCTTCCGAGGTCATGGCGCTCGAAGGCGGCAATCGCGACCGTGAGAAGGAAGCGCGCTTTTCGATGCTGGAAAAGCTCGCCGATCATGACGACGCGCTGATGGAGCAGTTGCTCGAGGATATCCAGCCGCCGCGCGACGCGGTGTTCGACGACCTGGCCCGCGAATTGCGCGAAGGATTGATCTGTCCGGTGCTGCTTGGCTCGGCGGCGCGCGAGAATGGCGTGCTGCGCCTGTTGAAGGCGCTGCGGCATGAAGCGCCCGGCGTGGCCGCGACCGCAAAACGTCTCGGCGTGTCTTCATCGACCAAGGATGCGCTGGGCTATGTGTTCAAGACCATGCATTTGCAGCACGGCGGCAAATTATCGCTGACACGCCTGCTCGCCGGGCATCTCGACGACGGCGCGACACTGCAATCCTCATCCGGCGAGAGCGGACGGGTATCCGGAATCCTCTCCGTCAACGGCACCCATGACAGCAAGCGCGCCTCCGCCGAGGCCGGCGACACGGTTGCGCTGGGCAAGCTCGATGCCATCAAGACCGGCGATACGCTCACGAGCGGCAAGACGGCGCCTTCGGCTTTGGTGCACGTCGAGCCGACGCCTCCGGTATTGGCGATGTCGCTTGCGGCGACGGATCGCAAGGACGACGTGAAGCTCGGTCAGGCCTTGTTGCGGCTGAACGAGGAAGATCCTTCGCTGACCATGATCCAAAATCAACGCACCCACGACACCGTGCTGTGGGGGCAGGGCGAGATGCATCTGCGCGTCGCGCTGGAACGCCTGCGCGAGCGCTTTGGCGTCAACGTCAAAGCGCATCCGCCGGCGATCGGTTACCTGGAGACGATCCGCAAATCGATTACCCAGCGCGGCCGGCACAAGAAGCAATCCGGCGGCCACGGCCAGTTCGGTGATGTGGTGCTGGAGGTCAAGCCGGTGCCGCGCGGCAGCGGTTTCGAATTCCACGAAACGGTGGTCGGCGGCGCGGTGCCGCGGAATTATATCGGCGCAGTCGAGGAGGGCGTGGTTGATGGCCTGTTGCGCGGGCCGCTCGGCTTTCCCGTCATCGATGTTCACGTTACGCTGACCGACGGCTCCTATCACAGCGTCGATTCATCGGATCTTGCGTTCCGCACCGCGGCGCGGGTCGGCGTCAGCGAGGCGCTGCCGCAGTGTCAGCCGGTGTTGCTGGAGCCGATCCACGTGGTCGAGATCGTGTGTCCCAGCGATGCCACCGCCAAGGTCAATGCCATCCTGTCGGCAAGGCGTGGTCAGATTCTCGGCTTCGATACCCGCGAGGGCTGGCCGGGATGGGATTGCGTCCGGGCCACCATGCCGGAGGCGGAGATCGGCGACCTGATCGTCGAATTACGGTCGGCGACGGCCGGCGCCGGCAGTTTCACCCGGCAGTTCGATCGCATGGCAGAGGTCACCGGCCGCGCGGCCGATCAGATCATCGCTGCGCATCGGGTCGCGGCGTAG
- a CDS encoding GNAT family N-acetyltransferase encodes MIPNATDLALKMRRLTQWVDSQRQPASLIRRQFHGGSLGNCYVTIDLDRQTPFASSNLNRVYMCGAEPGMSSQGVARLIDLFLTEGVKRFFVWLSPGPDMDLARGWLEQHGLSRIRRTGYPTLCRTGHAPVPFNTDLEVREVSADEIADASDQLGETLWPEYTRCAGRESFFHYMAFDDRRPVAIAALCIFEDIGYLMAAATAESHRKRGAQQALIAKRVERAERSGCSMLVSETLYMIEHSYRNLQRAGFVEAYEKEIYEWNA; translated from the coding sequence ATGATCCCCAACGCCACCGATTTGGCCCTGAAGATGCGGCGGCTCACCCAATGGGTGGACAGCCAACGCCAGCCCGCGAGCCTCATTCGAAGGCAATTCCACGGCGGATCACTCGGCAATTGCTATGTGACGATCGATCTCGATCGTCAGACCCCTTTCGCATCCTCCAACCTCAATCGCGTCTATATGTGCGGTGCTGAACCGGGAATGTCGTCCCAAGGCGTCGCCCGGCTGATCGATCTGTTCCTGACCGAAGGCGTCAAGCGCTTCTTCGTCTGGCTCAGCCCCGGTCCGGACATGGATCTGGCGCGCGGCTGGCTCGAGCAGCACGGGTTGTCCCGCATCCGGCGCACCGGCTATCCGACCCTGTGCCGCACCGGCCATGCTCCCGTTCCATTCAACACCGATCTCGAAGTCCGCGAGGTGAGCGCGGACGAGATAGCTGATGCCAGCGACCAGCTCGGCGAAACGCTGTGGCCGGAATATACGAGATGCGCGGGAAGGGAGAGTTTTTTTCATTACATGGCTTTTGACGACCGCCGACCGGTGGCCATTGCGGCGCTCTGTATTTTTGAGGACATTGGATATCTCATGGCTGCCGCGACCGCGGAAAGTCATCGCAAGCGCGGAGCCCAGCAGGCACTGATCGCGAAAAGGGTCGAACGCGCGGAACGGTCCGGCTGTTCGATGCTGGTGTCCGAAACCCTGTATATGATCGAGCACTCCTACCGGAATCTGCAACGCGCCGGCTTTGTCGAGGCGTATGAAAAAGAAATCTACGAATGGAACGCCTGA
- a CDS encoding YoaK family protein: MLSSRRNAALACALSALAGYVDGIGFLHLGGLFVSFMSGNSTRLGVTLAEGHWRSAAEAAGLIALFVIGAGAGSLIVLGRELYCQCWVLLTEALLLAVAGLCHAFGLSGSAIAAIVLAMGLENAVFQADGGAGLGLTYITGALVKTGQLAAAALCGGPRWAWVPNLLLWAALVAGSVVGALAYRWISLAAIWFAAAMALALSGMVFAAANRQD; the protein is encoded by the coding sequence ATGCTTAGTTCGCGCCGCAACGCTGCGCTGGCCTGTGCGTTGAGCGCGCTGGCCGGCTATGTCGATGGCATCGGCTTTCTGCATCTCGGCGGCCTGTTTGTTTCCTTCATGAGCGGCAACTCGACGCGGCTGGGCGTTACCCTGGCCGAAGGTCATTGGCGCAGCGCAGCCGAAGCGGCCGGCCTGATCGCGCTGTTTGTGATCGGCGCGGGCGCCGGCAGCCTGATCGTGCTCGGCCGTGAGCTCTACTGCCAGTGCTGGGTGCTGCTGACGGAAGCGTTGCTGCTCGCCGTTGCCGGGCTTTGTCACGCTTTCGGTTTGTCGGGTAGCGCGATAGCGGCGATCGTGCTGGCGATGGGGCTGGAAAACGCGGTGTTTCAGGCCGACGGCGGCGCGGGGCTCGGTCTCACTTACATCACGGGCGCGCTGGTCAAAACAGGTCAGCTCGCAGCCGCGGCGCTGTGCGGCGGCCCGCGCTGGGCCTGGGTGCCGAACCTGCTGTTGTGGGCGGCGCTGGTGGCGGGTTCGGTGGTGGGCGCGCTCGCCTATCGCTGGATCAGTCTTGCCGCGATCTGGTTCGCTGCGGCGATGGCGCTGGCCCTGAGCGGCATGGTTTTCGCAGCAGCGAACCGACAGGATTGA
- a CDS encoding shikimate dehydrogenase, giving the protein MTIGTKLRGACLIGWPAAHSRSPLIHHYWLRTLGIEGGYNIEAIPPEGFAEFVLRLSSHGFVGANVTIPHKERALALSTPDARAHAVGAANTLWYENGELRSTNTDIEGFINNLDACAREWDAVTDALVLGAGGSSRAVVFGLIERGIKRVHLVNRTIDRARALADQFGASVQPAAWDAIGDLLPGMGLLVNTTSLGMHGQPALEVDVSRLPSHAVVADLVYVPLHTPLLLAARARGLQTADGLGMLLHQAVRGFELWFGQRPQVTPELRALVEADLTKV; this is encoded by the coding sequence ATGACAATCGGGACCAAACTCCGCGGCGCATGTTTGATCGGATGGCCGGCGGCGCATTCGCGTTCGCCGTTGATCCATCATTACTGGTTGAGGACGCTGGGTATCGAGGGCGGCTACAACATCGAAGCCATTCCGCCCGAAGGCTTTGCCGAATTCGTGCTGCGTCTGTCGAGCCACGGCTTTGTCGGCGCCAACGTCACCATTCCGCACAAGGAGCGCGCGCTGGCGCTGTCGACGCCGGATGCGCGCGCCCACGCGGTCGGCGCGGCCAATACGCTGTGGTACGAGAATGGCGAGCTGCGCTCGACCAATACCGATATCGAAGGTTTCATCAATAATCTCGACGCCTGCGCGCGCGAATGGGACGCCGTCACCGATGCGCTGGTGCTGGGCGCTGGTGGCTCGTCACGCGCCGTCGTGTTCGGCCTGATCGAGCGCGGCATCAAGCGCGTGCATCTGGTCAACCGCACCATCGATCGCGCACGCGCGCTTGCGGATCAATTCGGCGCCAGCGTTCAACCCGCGGCGTGGGACGCCATTGGCGATCTGCTGCCGGGCATGGGGTTGCTCGTCAACACGACGTCGCTTGGGATGCACGGCCAGCCTGCGCTGGAGGTCGACGTGAGCCGGCTTCCTTCGCATGCCGTGGTTGCCGATCTCGTCTACGTGCCGCTGCATACGCCGTTGCTCTTGGCGGCGCGGGCACGCGGACTGCAGACCGCTGACGGGCTGGGCATGCTGCTGCATCAGGCGGTGCGCGGGTTTGAACTGTGGTTTGGACAGCGCCCGCAAGTCACGCCCGAGCTCCGTGCGCTGGTCGAGGCTGATCTCACGAAGGTTTGA
- a CDS encoding alpha-hydroxy acid oxidase, translating to MKHITCIEDLRQLHKRKVPKAFFDYADRGSYSEDTLRANHDDLQQIKFRQRVLVDVSKRDLSTTILGEAAALPLILAPVGLLGMQHGDGEIYACRAAQAAGIPFTQSTMSICSIEDIAAAVDKPFWFQLYVMKDRGFIKSLIERAIAAKCSALVLTVDLQVIGQRHQDIKNGMTVPPEWSLSKLFDFASKPAWVSGVLRGKRRTFGNLVGHLKGTEDITALSTWINSQFDTSLNWKDVEWIRSIWPGKLVLKGILDVEDAEEAAKSGAQALVVSNHGGRQLDGAPSSIEVLPEIVDAVGSKMEILFDGGIRSGQDVMRALALGAKSCMIGRAYAYGLGAAGQAGVAKAIETIAKELTTTMGLCGVNTIAEIDDHVLAI from the coding sequence ATGAAACACATCACCTGCATCGAGGACCTGCGTCAGCTTCACAAGCGCAAGGTTCCGAAGGCGTTTTTTGATTATGCGGATCGCGGCTCCTATTCCGAGGACACGCTGCGCGCCAACCACGACGATCTTCAGCAGATCAAGTTTCGCCAGCGCGTCCTCGTCGACGTCTCCAAGCGCGATCTCTCGACCACGATTCTTGGAGAAGCCGCCGCGCTGCCTCTGATCCTGGCGCCGGTCGGATTGTTGGGCATGCAGCATGGCGACGGCGAGATTTATGCCTGCCGCGCCGCGCAGGCCGCCGGCATTCCGTTCACACAAAGCACGATGTCGATCTGTTCGATCGAAGACATCGCAGCCGCGGTCGACAAGCCGTTCTGGTTCCAGCTCTACGTGATGAAGGACCGCGGCTTCATCAAATCCCTGATCGAGCGCGCGATCGCAGCGAAATGCAGCGCGCTGGTGCTGACGGTCGATCTTCAGGTGATCGGTCAGCGTCACCAGGATATCAAGAACGGCATGACGGTGCCGCCGGAATGGTCGCTTTCGAAACTGTTCGATTTCGCCAGCAAGCCGGCCTGGGTATCCGGCGTGTTGCGCGGCAAGCGCCGCACCTTCGGCAATCTCGTCGGCCATCTGAAGGGCACGGAAGACATCACCGCTCTCTCGACCTGGATCAATTCGCAGTTCGACACCTCGCTGAACTGGAAGGATGTCGAATGGATCCGCAGCATCTGGCCGGGCAAGCTCGTGCTCAAGGGCATTCTCGACGTTGAGGATGCCGAGGAAGCCGCCAAGAGCGGCGCTCAGGCGCTGGTGGTCTCCAACCATGGCGGCCGGCAGCTCGACGGCGCGCCGTCATCGATCGAGGTTCTGCCTGAAATCGTCGATGCCGTGGGCTCGAAGATGGAAATCCTGTTCGACGGCGGCATCCGCTCGGGCCAGGATGTGATGCGGGCGCTCGCGCTTGGCGCCAAGTCCTGCATGATCGGCCGCGCCTATGCCTACGGGCTTGGGGCCGCCGGCCAGGCCGGCGTCGCCAAGGCGATCGAGACGATCGCGAAAGAACTCACCACGACGATGGGATTGTGCGGCGTCAACACCATCGCCGAAATCGACGACCACGTGCTGGCGATTTAA
- the glmM gene encoding phosphoglucosamine mutase, whose translation MNRKYFGTDGIRGRANGLITPELALKVGQAAGLVFQRGEHRHRVVIGKDTRLSGYMIEYAMVAGFTSVGMDVLLLGPMPTPAVAMLTKSMRADLGVMISASHNLFEDNGIKLFGPQGFKLSDDVEKQIEQLLDESLDKRLAQSASLGRARRIDGVHDRYIEFAKRTLPRDLSLEGLRVVVDCANGAAYKVVPEALWELGADVISIGVEPDGFNINKECGSTSPEALSRKVREMRADIGIALDGDADRVILVDERGHLVDGDQLLAVIAQSWKEDGRLAKPGIVATVMSNLGLERFLEGHGIELVRTPVGDRYVLEHMLSRGYNLGGEPSGHIILSDYATTGDGFVAALQVLAVVQKLRRPVSEVCHRFDPLPQILKNVRYRSGKPLDDAEVKSAIVAGEKRLNGHGRLLVRSSGTEPVIRVMGEGDDRILVEEVVDHIVSALGEAAAAA comes from the coding sequence ATGAACCGCAAATATTTCGGTACCGATGGGATTCGGGGCCGCGCCAACGGGCTGATCACGCCGGAGCTCGCGCTCAAGGTCGGACAGGCGGCTGGATTGGTGTTTCAGCGCGGCGAGCATCGTCATCGCGTGGTCATCGGCAAGGATACGCGGCTGTCCGGCTACATGATCGAATACGCGATGGTGGCCGGCTTCACCTCGGTCGGCATGGACGTGCTGCTGCTCGGCCCGATGCCGACGCCGGCGGTAGCGATGCTGACCAAGTCGATGCGCGCCGATCTCGGGGTGATGATATCAGCCTCGCATAATCTGTTCGAGGACAACGGCATCAAGCTGTTCGGGCCGCAAGGCTTCAAACTGTCCGATGATGTCGAAAAGCAGATCGAACAATTGCTGGACGAATCTCTCGACAAGCGCCTCGCGCAAAGCGCCAGCCTCGGGCGCGCCCGCCGCATCGACGGCGTGCACGATCGCTATATCGAATTCGCCAAGCGCACGCTGCCGCGCGATCTCAGCCTCGAGGGCCTGCGCGTGGTGGTCGATTGCGCCAATGGCGCGGCCTACAAGGTGGTGCCGGAAGCGCTGTGGGAGCTCGGCGCCGACGTCATTTCCATCGGCGTCGAACCGGACGGATTCAACATCAACAAGGAATGCGGATCCACCTCGCCGGAAGCGCTGAGCCGCAAGGTGCGCGAAATGCGCGCCGATATCGGCATCGCGCTCGATGGCGACGCCGATCGGGTCATCCTGGTCGACGAGCGCGGACATCTGGTCGATGGCGATCAATTGCTTGCGGTGATCGCGCAGAGCTGGAAGGAAGACGGTCGCCTTGCCAAGCCCGGCATCGTCGCGACCGTGATGTCGAATCTCGGACTCGAGCGTTTCCTCGAAGGTCACGGCATCGAGCTCGTTCGCACGCCGGTCGGCGACCGCTATGTGCTCGAGCACATGCTGAGCCGCGGCTACAATCTCGGCGGCGAACCATCGGGCCACATTATCCTGTCCGACTATGCGACAACAGGCGATGGCTTTGTCGCCGCACTGCAGGTGCTCGCGGTGGTGCAAAAGCTCCGCCGCCCGGTGTCGGAAGTCTGTCACCGGTTCGATCCGTTGCCGCAGATCCTGAAGAATGTGCGCTATCGCAGCGGCAAGCCGCTCGACGACGCCGAAGTCAAATCGGCGATCGTCGCCGGAGAGAAACGGCTCAATGGCCACGGCCGGTTGCTGGTCCGCTCATCCGGAACCGAGCCGGTGATCCGCGTGATGGGCGAGGGCGATGATCGCATCCTGGTCGAGGAAGTGGTCGACCATATCGTCTCGGCGCTCGGCGAAGCCGCGGCGGCGGCCTGA
- a CDS encoding MFS transporter — MNKPVVVSEEALVEPVIVPDVTPDALAKAAAMGPAYIVLTGISFSHFLNDTMQSLIASIYPILKDSYALDFAQIGMITLAFQFTASLLQPLVGHFTDKKAQPFSLAIGMGFTFFGLLLLSAAHQYVVILVAAALVGLGSAVFHPESARIARLASGGRYGFAQSVFQLGGSFGTSMGPVLAALIVVPFGQPSIAWFSSIAFLAIVILWRIGRWYKPQIAAKKFTPSAPHPDAPSSRRVTTALAVLVALLFSKQLYVSSLSSYYIFYLIDKFGVSTQAAQLYLFIFLAANAVGAFFGGPLGDRFGRKYVIWFSILGALPFTLALPHVGLFAGAVLTVFIGLIISSATSSIIVFAQELMPHRFGMISGMFFGVAFGIGGLGAAVLGRVADHTGIAFVYQVCAFLPALGLLAVFLPKMPKTAH; from the coding sequence TTGAACAAGCCTGTCGTCGTCTCCGAAGAAGCGCTGGTCGAGCCAGTGATCGTGCCGGATGTGACGCCCGATGCGCTGGCCAAAGCGGCCGCCATGGGGCCGGCCTATATTGTGCTGACGGGAATCAGCTTTTCGCATTTCCTCAACGACACGATGCAGTCGCTGATCGCGTCGATCTATCCGATCCTGAAGGATAGCTACGCGCTGGACTTCGCGCAGATCGGCATGATCACGCTGGCGTTCCAGTTTACGGCGTCGCTGCTGCAGCCATTGGTCGGGCACTTCACCGACAAGAAGGCGCAGCCGTTCTCGCTCGCTATCGGCATGGGTTTTACGTTCTTCGGCCTGCTGCTGCTCAGCGCGGCGCACCAATACGTCGTCATCCTCGTCGCGGCCGCGCTGGTGGGACTGGGCTCAGCCGTGTTCCATCCGGAATCGGCGCGGATCGCCCGGCTTGCTTCGGGCGGACGTTACGGCTTTGCGCAATCGGTGTTTCAGCTTGGTGGCAGTTTCGGAACGTCGATGGGACCGGTACTGGCGGCGCTGATCGTGGTGCCGTTCGGCCAGCCGAGCATCGCCTGGTTTTCCTCGATCGCATTTCTCGCGATCGTCATCCTGTGGCGGATCGGACGGTGGTACAAGCCGCAGATCGCGGCCAAGAAGTTTACGCCGTCCGCACCGCATCCGGATGCGCCGAGCTCGCGGCGTGTGACGACCGCGCTTGCCGTGCTGGTCGCGCTTCTGTTCTCGAAGCAGCTCTATGTATCGAGCCTGTCGAGCTACTACATCTTCTATCTGATCGACAAATTCGGCGTATCGACCCAGGCTGCGCAGCTTTATCTTTTCATTTTTCTTGCTGCGAATGCGGTGGGTGCGTTCTTCGGCGGACCGCTGGGTGATCGGTTCGGCCGCAAATATGTGATCTGGTTTTCAATCCTCGGCGCGCTGCCGTTTACGCTGGCGCTGCCCCATGTCGGCCTGTTCGCGGGCGCGGTACTGACGGTGTTCATCGGCTTGATCATCTCGTCGGCGACGTCGTCGATCATCGTGTTCGCGCAGGAACTGATGCCGCACCGGTTCGGGATGATCTCCGGCATGTTCTTCGGCGTTGCATTCGGCATCGGCGGTCTCGGTGCCGCGGTGCTTGGCCGCGTCGCCGATCACACCGGCATCGCATTCGTCTATCAGGTCTGCGCGTTTCTGCCGGCGCTCGGTCTGCTCGCCGTGTTCCTGCCGAAGATGCCGAAAACCGCGCATTAG
- a CDS encoding outer membrane protein, giving the protein MRSVKFIVAAGAASLLSSVAFAADMPSIMPAPAYAPPPVEDFGGWYLRGDIGMTNQQLKSLGNPGDPNASLFTSTGMGFDSAALYDLGVGYQFNNWFRADVIGQWRGRSNFHGSQSVPVGVFGPTFTEANNYSGSKSEAVILANAYVDLGTWWCVTPYIGAGIGGSYNRVSGFQDNGVIYNGGVLNNSVTYAGDAGKWNFAWALHAGLAYRVTQNVTLELGYSYMNLGDAVTGPTNSFDGVTVVNGSPFVMKSITSNDVKLGVRWNLDSPPVYAPPPLVTKG; this is encoded by the coding sequence ATGCGTAGCGTTAAGTTTATTGTCGCCGCAGGAGCGGCATCGCTGTTGTCGTCAGTGGCTTTTGCCGCCGACATGCCTTCCATCATGCCGGCACCGGCGTATGCGCCGCCGCCGGTCGAGGATTTCGGCGGCTGGTATCTGCGCGGCGATATCGGCATGACCAATCAGCAACTCAAGTCGCTGGGCAATCCGGGCGATCCCAATGCTTCTCTCTTCACGTCTACTGGCATGGGCTTCGACAGCGCGGCGCTGTACGACCTCGGCGTCGGTTATCAATTTAACAATTGGTTCAGGGCAGATGTCATCGGCCAATGGCGCGGGCGCTCCAACTTTCATGGCTCGCAGTCTGTTCCGGTGGGCGTATTTGGTCCAACCTTTACCGAAGCAAACAACTATTCCGGCAGTAAGTCGGAAGCCGTCATCCTAGCCAACGCCTATGTCGATCTCGGCACCTGGTGGTGCGTGACGCCATATATCGGCGCCGGCATTGGCGGATCTTATAATCGGGTCAGCGGTTTCCAAGACAATGGTGTGATCTACAACGGTGGCGTACTCAACAACAGCGTCACCTATGCAGGTGATGCCGGCAAATGGAACTTCGCCTGGGCGCTGCACGCCGGTCTAGCCTATCGGGTTACTCAGAACGTAACGCTCGAACTCGGCTATAGCTACATGAACCTTGGCGATGCCGTCACCGGTCCCACGAATTCGTTCGATGGCGTGACGGTCGTGAACGGCAGCCCGTTCGTCATGAAGAGTATCACCTCAAACGATGTGAAGCTCGGCGTGCGCTGGAATCTCGACAGCCCGCCGGTTTATGCGCCGCCGCCACTGGTCACCAAGGGCTGA
- a CDS encoding outer membrane protein translates to MRRFLLAAVMAGMAASAQAADMPDFLRGTLPASSAPTRNWDGWYAGGQVDESWANTNYSRTVVSQTNDLFRNTTLQGPASELNVLGKVNGQSSGFGAFVGRNFQFDDVVLGVEANYTYLSSLATSTSASLGPIQVAEPGLILPAGDTAVDGVTLNGRAALRVKDEMTFRGRAGWATGDFMPYMFGGLAVGRMDVSSTVSSSVIRTINDAGGGSTSFPLPQFGLTSTIGKSNAFVVGWTAGLGLEYMLWGNVFLRGEWEYIQFVSVQNTAVSENSVRAGLGYKF, encoded by the coding sequence ATGCGTAGATTTCTGCTGGCGGCGGTGATGGCGGGAATGGCGGCCAGCGCGCAGGCGGCTGACATGCCTGATTTTCTTCGCGGCACCTTGCCCGCGTCCAGCGCGCCGACCAGAAACTGGGACGGCTGGTACGCCGGCGGTCAGGTCGACGAATCCTGGGCGAACACGAATTATAGCCGCACCGTGGTGTCGCAGACCAATGACTTGTTCCGCAACACGACGCTGCAGGGGCCGGCGTCCGAATTGAACGTGCTGGGCAAAGTCAACGGACAAAGCTCGGGGTTTGGCGCGTTCGTCGGACGCAATTTTCAGTTCGACGATGTCGTGCTCGGCGTGGAGGCAAACTATACTTATCTGTCCAGTCTCGCGACATCGACCAGCGCGAGTCTCGGCCCGATTCAGGTCGCCGAGCCGGGCCTGATCTTGCCGGCAGGTGATACCGCCGTGGACGGTGTGACGCTGAATGGCCGTGCTGCGCTACGGGTTAAGGACGAGATGACATTCCGTGGCCGCGCGGGCTGGGCCACCGGCGATTTCATGCCCTATATGTTCGGCGGCCTTGCGGTCGGGCGCATGGACGTTTCGAGCACGGTATCGAGCTCCGTGATCAGAACGATCAATGATGCCGGTGGAGGTTCGACCAGTTTTCCGCTTCCACAATTTGGGCTGACCTCGACCATTGGAAAAAGCAATGCCTTCGTGGTTGGCTGGACCGCCGGCCTTGGCCTCGAATATATGCTGTGGGGCAATGTTTTCCTGCGCGGTGAATGGGAATACATCCAGTTCGTGTCGGTCCAGAACACGGCGGTCTCGGAGAACAGCGTGCGCGCGGGCCTGGGGTACAAGTTCTGA
- a CDS encoding glutathione S-transferase family protein yields MKIHGDSNSGNCLKVKWVCDRLALPYSWIEVDTRKRETRTTPFLKLNSAGQVPTVEFEDGRTLAESNAIIRYLARGSELIPADAFLAAKMDEWLFWEQYSHEPYIAVCRFQMVYLGKPASDLDPDKIKRGYAALARMEHQLAATRFLVGDVVSLADISLLAYTRLAHQGGFHLDGYAAVRRWIGETEKSLKLQPAR; encoded by the coding sequence ATGAAAATCCACGGCGACAGCAATTCGGGCAATTGCCTGAAGGTGAAATGGGTCTGCGACAGGCTTGCGCTGCCCTATAGCTGGATCGAGGTCGACACGCGGAAGCGCGAAACGCGGACCACGCCATTTCTCAAGCTCAACAGCGCAGGCCAGGTGCCGACCGTCGAATTCGAGGACGGCCGGACGCTGGCGGAATCCAACGCCATCATCCGATATCTTGCCCGCGGCAGCGAGCTCATCCCGGCTGACGCTTTTCTTGCGGCGAAGATGGACGAGTGGTTGTTCTGGGAACAGTACAGCCACGAGCCGTATATTGCGGTGTGCCGCTTCCAGATGGTCTATCTCGGCAAGCCGGCATCCGATCTGGATCCCGACAAGATCAAACGCGGTTACGCCGCGCTGGCGCGGATGGAGCACCAGCTCGCCGCGACGCGCTTTCTGGTCGGCGATGTGGTCTCACTCGCCGACATCTCGCTGCTGGCTTATACGAGGCTGGCGCATCAGGGTGGTTTTCATCTCGACGGTTACGCCGCCGTGCGGCGCTGGATCGGCGAGACGGAAAAGTCCCTCAAGCTGCAACCCGCGCGTTGA